The following proteins come from a genomic window of bacterium:
- a CDS encoding glycosyltransferase family 4 protein: MASAGKVLILVENLSVPFDRRVWQEATTLARNGYQVSVICPRMVDRRPFETIENVAIYRYPLPYTARRALGYFIEYPWAITLTFFYALYVFFRRGFRVIHACNPPDLFFLVALPFKMFGVKFLFDQHDLCPETFESKFVGKKGILLQVLHVLERCTYRTAEVVIATNESYKSVAIERGRKPAERVFVVRSAPDLSRFVPTQPDPALKKGKSFLVTYLGTMGQQDGLDYLLRSVRHIVHDRKRNDIQFTFMGGGENLTALKELAVELGVSEAVEFTGRVSNEQVLKTLSTADVCVAPDPISPLNDRSTMNKILEYMAMARPIVSYRLTESAFSAGAAAVYAVDNDEEDFARKIIELLSDPDRRARMGALGFSRLKSELSWEYSTRQLLKAYECALDVSGRPGD; encoded by the coding sequence ATGGCTTCTGCTGGTAAGGTTCTCATTCTCGTCGAGAACCTGTCCGTTCCCTTTGATCGGCGGGTCTGGCAGGAAGCGACCACGCTGGCCCGGAACGGCTACCAGGTCAGTGTGATCTGTCCGCGGATGGTGGACCGGCGGCCCTTTGAGACCATCGAAAACGTCGCGATCTACCGCTATCCGCTGCCCTATACCGCGCGGCGGGCGCTGGGCTATTTCATCGAATATCCGTGGGCGATAACGCTCACGTTTTTCTATGCCCTCTACGTGTTTTTCCGCCGCGGTTTCCGCGTGATTCATGCCTGCAATCCCCCCGACCTCTTCTTTCTCGTAGCGCTGCCGTTCAAAATGTTTGGCGTGAAATTTCTGTTTGATCAGCACGATCTTTGTCCTGAGACCTTCGAGTCGAAATTCGTCGGCAAGAAAGGTATCCTTCTGCAGGTGCTGCACGTGCTGGAACGCTGCACGTACCGCACGGCCGAGGTGGTCATCGCCACCAATGAGTCCTACAAAAGTGTAGCCATCGAGCGGGGGAGGAAGCCGGCCGAGCGCGTGTTTGTGGTTCGCAGCGCTCCCGATCTCTCGCGGTTCGTGCCGACCCAGCCCGATCCGGCTCTCAAGAAGGGAAAATCGTTTCTGGTGACGTATCTCGGCACGATGGGCCAGCAGGACGGATTGGATTATCTGTTGCGAAGCGTGCGCCATATCGTGCACGACCGGAAGCGCAACGACATTCAGTTCACATTCATGGGCGGCGGTGAGAATCTGACCGCACTGAAGGAACTTGCGGTCGAGCTGGGAGTGTCCGAAGCGGTGGAGTTCACGGGCCGGGTGTCGAACGAACAGGTGCTCAAGACCCTGTCAACTGCCGACGTCTGCGTGGCTCCCGATCCCATCAGCCCGCTGAACGACCGGTCTACCATGAACAAGATTCTCGAGTACATGGCGATGGCGCGGCCGATCGTTTCCTATCGTCTGACGGAATCGGCTTTTTCGGCGGGGGCGGCGGCGGTGTATGCCGTGGACAATGATGAAGAGGATTTCGCGCGGAAGATCATCGAACTCTTAAGTGATCCCGATCGCCGCGCGCGGATGGGCGCTCTCGGTTTCTCGCGCTTGAAAAGCGAGCTTTCCTGGGAATACAGCACCCGTCAGCTCTTGAAGGCATACGAGTGCGCTCTGGACGTTTCTGGCCGGCCCGGTGATTGA